The following is a genomic window from Trueperaceae bacterium.
CGTTGCCGACCGTCATCGATCGGCCGGTTGGAAGAGCTCGACCACGTTCCCGGCCGGGTCTTCCACCAGGATCTGCTGACCGCCCGGACCTACGACGATCTCGTTCCGGAAGGTGACGCCGGCGGCGCGAAGGCGTTCCACCTCGGCAGCGATGTCGTGGACGGTCAGGTTGATGCGGTTCCACCCGCCAGGCTTCGGTACCGTCCCGTCCGGCATCGGTCGCCCGCCCGAACTGGCTGGACCGCTCAGCAGCAGGCGGAGATTACCGCGCACGACGTCGGCGAACGCGGGGGCGGCGCTCATCCTCAGTGTGAAACCCAGATGCCTGGTATAGAAGTCGACTGCCGCATCGACGTCGTCCACCATGTAGCGGACGTTCACGAGTCGCGAAAGGTCATCGGTCATCTCCCTCTCCTCTCCGTCACCGCGGTGACGATCAGATCACGAACCGCGCCTGCCCGGCGCCCGCTTCACTCCGTGCCATCGGAGACAGGGACGAGCCCCACTTCGGTGGCGAGGTGGGTCATCCTCACGTCGTGTTCTTCGGCCGGCAACCGCGGTACTACCAGCGCCGAGGTGGTGACGCCGATCCGCGGCGCGTCTTCAGCCAGGGTCGCCAGCAGCCGGTCGTAGTAGCCCATACCGAAGCCCAGCCTGTTACCCGACGTGTCGAAGGCGAGGCCGGGCACCAGGACGAGGTCTATCCGTTCGCCGGGAACCGGAGGAGCCAGTGGCGAGGGCTGGAGGAAGCCGAAGCGGTGACGCTCCAGGTCGCGCGGGTCGAGTCGGTGCAGGGTAAGGCCAGGGAGATCGCCTGCCGCCGGACTTTCGGCGGTCCGTGTCGTGTAGAAGGTCTTCTCGGGAGCGTCCAACAGAGGAGCCAGGTCCGGCTCGCCGCCGAAGGCAAGGTAGGTGAGGATGTGGCGAGCCTGCGCGAAGAGGGGGGACCGCAGGAGTCCCTCGGCTATGGCGCGTCCCGACGCCAGCGGGTCGACCGATGCACGCTGCGCCCTGGCCCAGCTGCGCCACTCCTCCTTGCGCGCCTGTGCTGGGGGGCGTTGTAGATCGGGCGCCGACCGGGTCACTCGTCCATGCTAAGGCACCGGCGCGAAGTCGCCCGCGCGCCGGTGCCGGTCAGGAACGAGGCTCAGTACAGGTCGTCGATGATCCCGGTCGGGCCCTCGTACTTCCGCTCCTTGAGCTGTTGCAGCATGCGGATGATGTCGTCCGGCGCGTTCTGTCCCTTGGCGTGCTCGATCACCTTCTCCTTGTCGGCGGGGTAATCCATGCCCCCGAGGAACTTCTGGACCTGGGTGGGGTTGGGCCTGTTCTGCTCGTTCGCCACGGTTCTCCTCCTATGACTCAAAGAGTTGTCCCGGGCGGTCGACCGGTCAGTAGCGGCGAACCTGTTCTGCCTCGCGCCTGAGCGAGGGGCGCCTTCCGATAATCTGAGGCATGGCCAAGACGCAGAGGACCGTCGTTCATCGGCTCGCAGGCAAGCGGTTCGTGGGGATCGACCCCGATGGTCTGAGGGTGATGATCGACGGCGAGGAAGAGGCACGCACCGGCATGCGGCCCATGCAGCTGGTGCTCAACGCCGTGGGTGCGTGCGCCGCCATCGACATCGTCGAGATGATCCGCAAGCGGCGCCTGGAACTCCGCTCCTACAGGATCGAGCTCGAAGGGGAGCGGGCCGACGGAACGCCCTCCTACTACACCCGCATCAGAGCCCGGCACATCTTCGACGCGCCCGGGCTAGAGCGGTCGATGGCCGAACGGTTCGTAGACCTGGGGATGAACAAGTACTGCTCGGTGGCCTCGTCGCTGAAGGCGCAGATGGAGTACGAGGTGGTGCTGGAGCACGAGGATGCGGAGGTAGGAGCGAAGTAGGCGAAGGCCCGAACGTGGTGTGGCCGCTGGTCCCATGGGGTACTCAGCGCCGAGGCTGTTGCCGAGAGGGGGGCAGATGAGCGACTACCGTTCACCCGGCCAGACACCGCTACCCGATCCGACAGAGATGCCCGAACCGCGGACACCGCCGCTCGACGATGCCGAGGACGAGGGGCCCGCTGGCGTCCCCGAGCGTCCCGAGCGGCCGGACGACGAGAACACGAAGCTGCCCGACGATCCGGGCCGGGGCCAGAAACGTCGCGAGCACGGGCGAGGCACTCCCAACGAGGACCAGCCCGGACGTCAGGACCGGAGCACGGAGCGGGGTGGGGACGAACAGGGCTGAGCAGTAGGCTGTCCCGGTCCATCGGGCGGCCCGGCTGCTGACCGAACGGTTCTGTTCAGGCCTCCAGCGGTCCTGGGACGGTGATCGTCGTCGCGAACGCCTCGCCAGCCTGCCCGGCCGCGAAACCGGTCTGCACCCCCATCAGGTAGCCGAGCTTGAGCATGAAGAGGATCGTTTCGGCGTCTCCCGCGGCGATCCTCCCCTGCACGTACTCCTCCGTGCCTTCAGGCAGATCCACCGACGCGATCTCCTCGCCGTGGTTCTGTCGCATCTCACGCAAGAACGCTTCGATCATCTCGTCGTTCATCGGTCGTTCCTCGTTTCGGTAGTGAGAGTTGCCGAGGACTCCTCGAGCTGCTCCTCCAGCCAGGCCACTATCGCCTCGGCACTGCCCAGGTTGGTGGCGAGCGGTACGTCGTGAACGTCGCAGATCCGCAGGAGCGCGGAGACGTCCGGCTCGTGGGGTTGCGACGTGAGCGGGTCGCGGAAGAAGATCACGGCCAGCACCCGCCCGTCGGCGATCCGCGCCCCCACCTGGAGGTCCCCTCCCTGGGGGCCGGACTGTAGTCGCTCGACCGGCAGCCGCGCCTTCTCGCTCAACACCTTCCCGGTAGTGCTGGTCGCGATCAGTGGGAATCGGCCGAGGATGTCGGCATGGTCCTTGGCGAAGATGGCGAGATCCAGCTTCTTCTTATCATGGGCGATGAGAGCAACTGACTTTGTCGACTCGACGGTCCCGGCCTCCATGGACTCAAGTCTTGCACGTTCGGCGAAGAGGTGCAGTTTCGGCCGCCTTAGCGGGCGGTTTTCTCCCTGCAGGGGGCGGTTCTACTCAGCTTGACACCTCTTCCGCCATGGGTATACACTTGCTTTTGCCGCTCGCAAGAGGGGCGTGTACGTTGACAGGTGGCGAGCCAAGTAATTGGCAACAAGGCATTGCGCGATTTCTCGTGCTGGACGCCTTCTGGTGTTCGGTGTGGGGTTGCGCAGGTCGAGTAGTTTCTCGTGTCGCATTGTTTTTTGACTGGTCCCTTTCTTTTCGGGGTTGGGGCTGGTTTTGTTTTGGTTAAGTTGTTAAGGGCGCATGGTGGATGCCTTGGCAGTCGAACCGATGAAGGACGTGGCTACCTGCGATAAGCCTCGGGGAGTTGGAAGCAAGCTGTGATCCGGGGGTGTCCGAATGGGGGAACCCACGCGTGTGAACCGCGCGTACCCTGCACTGAATTCATAGGTGTTGGGAGGGAACCCAGGGAATTGAAACATCTTAGTACCTGGAGGAAGAGAAAGAAACCTCGATTCCCGTAGTAGTGGCGAACGAACTGGGAGTAGCCTAAACCTGCACTCTTGTGGTGTGGGGGTTGTAGGGCCAACCGTTTGGGGCCTGTGCTCGTCTAGTCGAAAACACTTGGAATGGTGTTACCGGAGTGGGTGATAGTCCCGTAGGCGAAAGGCGAGTGTGGTCTTGGTTGGTTCCTGAGTAGCGCGAGCCACGTGGAATCTCGCGTGAATCTGCGGGGACCACCCCGTAAGGCTAAATATTCCGACTGACCGATAGTGTACCAGTACCGTGAGGGAAAGGTGAAAAGCACCCCGTGAGGGGAGTGAAATAGTTCCTGAAACCGTGCGCTTACAAGCAGTCACAGCCCCATGGGTCTTCGGGCCTGGGGTGGTGGCGTGCCTCTTGAAGCATGATCCTGCGACTTATTGGGTGCATCGAGTCTAAGCCGTGAGGTGGAGGCGTAGCGAAAGCGAGTCCTAACTGGGCGACTGAGGTGCGCTTAGTAGACCCGAAACCGGATGAGCTAGCCATGGCCAGGTTGAAGCTCCCGTAACAGGGAGTGGAGGACCGAACCCGTTGAGGTTTAAAACTCTTGGGATGAGCTGTGGTTAGGAGTGAAAAGCTAACCGAATCCGGAGATAGCTGGTTCTCCCCGAAATAGCTTTAGGGCTAGCCTCGGGGGTTTACCACTGGTTGTAAAGCACTGATTGGGCTAGGGGGCTTACCAGCTTACCAAACCCTGTCAAACTCTGAAGGCCAGTGGGTTATACCCCGGGAGTCAGTCTGTGGGAGCTAACTTTCATGGACGAGAGGGAAACAACCCAGACCGCCGGTTAAGGTCCTTAAGTGGTGACTGAGTGGTGAAGGATGTGAAGACGCACTGACAGCTAGGAGGTTGGCTTAGAAGCAGCCATTCCTTTAAAGAGTGCGTAATAGCTCACTAGTCGAGCGTCTTCGCGCCGAAGATGATCGGGGCTAAGTTACCCACCGAAACCGCGGCT
Proteins encoded in this region:
- a CDS encoding VOC family protein is translated as MTDDLSRLVNVRYMVDDVDAAVDFYTRHLGFTLRMSAAPAFADVVRGNLRLLLSGPASSGGRPMPDGTVPKPGGWNRINLTVHDIAAEVERLRAAGVTFRNEIVVGPGGQQILVEDPAGNVVELFQPADR
- a CDS encoding 5-formyltetrahydrofolate cyclo-ligase, with product MTRSAPDLQRPPAQARKEEWRSWARAQRASVDPLASGRAIAEGLLRSPLFAQARHILTYLAFGGEPDLAPLLDAPEKTFYTTRTAESPAAGDLPGLTLHRLDPRDLERHRFGFLQPSPLAPPVPGERIDLVLVPGLAFDTSGNRLGFGMGYYDRLLATLAEDAPRIGVTTSALVVPRLPAEEHDVRMTHLATEVGLVPVSDGTE
- a CDS encoding DUF2795 domain-containing protein — protein: MANEQNRPNPTQVQKFLGGMDYPADKEKVIEHAKGQNAPDDIIRMLQQLKERKYEGPTGIIDDLY
- a CDS encoding OsmC family protein → MAKTQRTVVHRLAGKRFVGIDPDGLRVMIDGEEEARTGMRPMQLVLNAVGACAAIDIVEMIRKRRLELRSYRIELEGERADGTPSYYTRIRARHIFDAPGLERSMAERFVDLGMNKYCSVASSLKAQMEYEVVLEHEDAEVGAK
- a CDS encoding methylglyoxal synthase → MEAGTVESTKSVALIAHDKKKLDLAIFAKDHADILGRFPLIATSTTGKVLSEKARLPVERLQSGPQGGDLQVGARIADGRVLAVIFFRDPLTSQPHEPDVSALLRICDVHDVPLATNLGSAEAIVAWLEEQLEESSATLTTETRNDR